In the genome of Kitasatospora cathayae, one region contains:
- a CDS encoding nucleotidyltransferase family protein — protein MTADSGPTADPASPPSHQPRPTTTPVTQAVILAGGQGSRLRPYTDDRPKPLVEIPGTGTPILGHQLAWLAAEGVTDVVVSCGHLADVLEEWLDTADLPLRVRTVVEAEPLGRGGGLKLAAKALPRPDEPWYATNGDIWTRFSLRDMAAFHHERDAVATLALARPRIPWGAVETDQFGNVLDFIEAPPSPFLINAGLYVFSPEFAELLPDVGDHERTTFPQLARGKRLAGYQLAIGVYWRAIDTAKDLTEAAKELAAYRAGQNS, from the coding sequence ATGACCGCTGACTCCGGCCCCACCGCCGACCCCGCGTCCCCGCCGTCCCACCAGCCCAGGCCGACCACGACGCCCGTCACCCAGGCCGTGATCCTGGCGGGCGGCCAGGGTTCCCGGCTGCGCCCCTACACGGACGACCGCCCCAAGCCGCTGGTCGAGATCCCGGGGACGGGCACGCCGATCCTCGGCCACCAGCTGGCCTGGCTGGCCGCCGAGGGCGTCACCGACGTCGTGGTGTCCTGCGGCCACCTCGCCGACGTGCTGGAGGAGTGGCTGGACACGGCGGACCTGCCGCTGCGGGTCCGCACGGTGGTCGAGGCCGAGCCGCTGGGGCGCGGCGGCGGCCTCAAGCTCGCGGCGAAGGCGCTGCCCCGCCCGGACGAGCCCTGGTACGCCACCAACGGCGACATCTGGACCCGCTTCAGCCTGCGCGACATGGCCGCCTTCCACCACGAGCGGGACGCCGTCGCGACGCTCGCGCTGGCCCGGCCGCGCATCCCCTGGGGCGCCGTGGAGACCGACCAGTTCGGCAACGTGCTGGACTTCATCGAGGCCCCGCCCTCGCCCTTCCTGATCAACGCCGGGCTGTACGTGTTCAGCCCGGAGTTCGCCGAGCTGCTGCCGGACGTGGGCGACCACGAGCGCACCACCTTCCCCCAGCTCGCCCGCGGCAAGCGGCTCGCCGGCTACCAGCTGGCGATCGGCGTGTACTGGCGCGCCATCGACACCGCGAAGGACCTCACCGAGGCGGCCAAGGAGCTCGCCGCCTACCGCGCGGGTCAGAACAGCTAG
- a CDS encoding ABC transporter ATP-binding protein: MASVTYDQATRIYPGATKPSVDALDLEIADGEFLVLVGPSGCGKSTSLRMLAGLEDVNSGAIRIGDRDVTHLPPKDRDIAMVFQNYALYPHMTVAENMGFALKIAGVNKADIRTKVEEAAKILDLTDFLDRKPKALSGGQRQRVAMGRAIVRQPQVFLMDEPLSNLDAKLRVSTRTQIAGLQRRLGITTVYVTHDQTEALTMGDRVAVLKDGLLQQVDTPRNMYDKPANLFVAGFIGSPAMNLVEVPLVDGGVKFGGSVVNISRENLAGAGTDKTVIVGIRPEHFQIVDAGGIEGVAVTVNVVEELGSDGFVYGTTQIGGVDKELVVRVPGRQIPTRGETIHVVPIAQETHVFATSSGVRLSVCD, from the coding sequence ATGGCTTCTGTCACGTACGACCAGGCGACCCGGATCTACCCGGGGGCCACCAAGCCCTCGGTGGACGCGCTGGACCTGGAGATCGCGGACGGCGAGTTCCTCGTGCTGGTCGGCCCGTCGGGCTGCGGCAAGTCGACCAGCCTGCGCATGCTGGCCGGTCTGGAGGACGTCAACAGCGGCGCGATCCGGATCGGTGACCGGGACGTCACCCACCTGCCGCCGAAGGACCGGGACATCGCCATGGTGTTCCAGAACTACGCGCTGTACCCGCACATGACCGTCGCCGAGAACATGGGCTTCGCGCTCAAGATCGCCGGCGTGAACAAGGCGGACATCCGCACCAAGGTCGAGGAGGCGGCGAAGATCCTCGACCTCACCGACTTCCTGGACCGCAAGCCGAAGGCGCTCTCCGGCGGTCAGCGCCAACGCGTCGCGATGGGCCGCGCGATCGTCCGCCAGCCGCAGGTCTTCCTGATGGACGAGCCGCTGTCGAACCTGGACGCCAAGCTCCGCGTCTCGACCCGCACCCAGATCGCCGGCCTGCAGCGCCGCCTAGGCATCACCACCGTGTACGTCACCCACGACCAGACCGAGGCGCTCACCATGGGCGACCGGGTCGCGGTGCTCAAGGACGGTCTGCTGCAGCAGGTCGACACCCCGCGCAACATGTACGACAAGCCCGCCAACCTGTTCGTGGCCGGCTTCATCGGCTCGCCGGCCATGAACCTGGTCGAAGTACCGCTGGTGGACGGCGGGGTGAAGTTCGGCGGCTCGGTGGTCAACATCTCGCGCGAGAACCTGGCCGGGGCCGGCACCGACAAGACGGTGATCGTCGGCATCCGCCCCGAGCACTTCCAGATCGTCGACGCCGGCGGCATCGAGGGCGTCGCGGTGACGGTGAACGTGGTCGAGGAGCTCGGCTCGGACGGCTTCGTCTACGGCACCACCCAGATCGGCGGCGTGGACAAGGAGTTGGTCGTCCGCGTGCCCGGCCGCCAGATCCCGACCCGCGGCGAGACCATCCACGTCGTGCCGATCGCCCAGGAGACCCACGTCTTCGCCACCAGCAGCGGCGTGCGCCTGAGCGTCTGCGACTGA
- a CDS encoding helix-turn-helix domain-containing protein: MTHDEVESWSAQVTRTVIAEVRRCRKELGMTAQDLADACDELGHPIPRNVIANWESGRRLTLTVPELLVLARAVDTPPAALVFPLDGSTSVDCLPHQSRDPWTAFSWFTGEDLDFGDAAVFREYAGVEHRLRTGHHDAWQLQFSGAREDWPHGAEAKFGRLVKAVRSELVPIRHRMRELGLTPPPFPGHLAFLDTDHKDDQMKEGTP; encoded by the coding sequence ATGACACACGACGAAGTGGAATCTTGGTCGGCGCAGGTCACGCGAACCGTGATCGCCGAGGTTCGTAGGTGCCGGAAGGAGCTGGGTATGACCGCGCAGGACCTGGCCGACGCCTGTGACGAGCTGGGCCACCCCATCCCGCGCAACGTCATCGCGAACTGGGAGTCCGGGCGTCGGCTGACCCTCACCGTCCCGGAGCTGCTCGTGCTCGCCAGGGCTGTCGACACGCCGCCAGCCGCCCTGGTCTTCCCGCTCGACGGGAGCACCAGCGTGGACTGCCTCCCGCACCAGAGCCGAGATCCGTGGACGGCGTTCAGTTGGTTCACCGGCGAGGACCTGGACTTCGGCGACGCGGCCGTGTTCCGCGAGTACGCGGGCGTCGAGCACCGCCTCCGGACCGGGCATCACGACGCCTGGCAGCTCCAGTTCTCCGGCGCGAGGGAGGACTGGCCGCACGGCGCCGAAGCCAAGTTCGGCCGCCTCGTGAAGGCCGTTCGCTCGGAGCTCGTGCCGATCCGGCACCGCATGCGCGAGCTGGGGCTGACTCCCCCTCCGTTCCCCGGCCACCTCGCTTTCCTCGACACCGACCACAAGGACGACCAAATGAAGGAGGGAACCCCGTGA
- a CDS encoding DUF3631 domain-containing protein: MNSTSRQPASGDPAEGWPAVVIPGQPGHYRPAVGQNDVLTDRTDREPGALTDRVTTEPVTDPVSPVSPPTPGAELLSELRSAIARFVVLPSAHALDAVTLWVAATHLQPAWQHAPRLAVIGPAKRCGKSRLLDVITETVHDPLITVNATPAAIFRSITDKPPTLLVDEADTLFGSIKAAEKNEDLRGLLNAGHQRNRPTLRVSGPEHKPMKFPTFAMAALAGIGDLPDTIMDRSVVIRMRRRAPGEQVAAFRSKRDTPALHRTRNSLRSWLAPLADTAADMEPPMPVEDRAADTWEPLVAVADLAGGDWPARARAACRAMTAHESGQDEDGGLKTRILADIRRVFTAGGNPDALSTEYLLTALNADSEAPWAEHGINGLTARGLQLLLKDYGISSANIRFDRDTQRKGFTRNSFVDPWSRYCPEPVEQPATGT; the protein is encoded by the coding sequence GTGAACTCTACTTCCCGCCAGCCTGCGTCGGGAGACCCGGCGGAGGGCTGGCCCGCCGTTGTCATCCCCGGTCAACCCGGTCACTACCGACCGGCGGTCGGTCAGAACGACGTACTGACCGACCGGACTGACCGGGAGCCCGGTGCCCTGACCGACCGGGTCACCACCGAGCCGGTCACTGACCCGGTCAGTCCGGTCAGCCCGCCCACCCCGGGCGCGGAACTGCTGTCCGAACTACGGTCAGCCATCGCCCGGTTCGTCGTCCTGCCGTCCGCCCACGCACTGGACGCGGTGACCCTGTGGGTGGCTGCCACTCACTTGCAGCCCGCGTGGCAGCACGCTCCGCGCTTGGCGGTGATCGGCCCGGCCAAGCGGTGCGGAAAGTCCCGGCTGCTCGACGTGATCACCGAGACGGTCCACGACCCGCTGATCACGGTCAACGCCACCCCGGCCGCAATCTTCCGGTCGATCACCGACAAGCCGCCTACCCTGCTGGTGGACGAGGCGGACACCCTGTTCGGCAGCATCAAGGCCGCGGAGAAGAACGAGGACCTGCGCGGCCTGCTCAACGCCGGTCACCAGCGGAACCGGCCCACCTTGCGAGTGTCCGGGCCCGAGCACAAGCCGATGAAGTTCCCCACCTTCGCCATGGCGGCCCTGGCCGGTATCGGCGACCTCCCGGACACGATCATGGACCGCTCGGTGGTCATCCGCATGCGCCGCCGCGCACCGGGCGAGCAGGTCGCCGCGTTCCGCTCCAAGCGGGACACCCCGGCCCTGCACCGCACCCGCAACAGCCTCCGATCCTGGCTGGCGCCCCTGGCCGACACGGCAGCCGACATGGAGCCACCGATGCCGGTCGAAGACCGTGCGGCGGACACCTGGGAGCCCCTGGTGGCGGTCGCCGACCTCGCCGGTGGCGACTGGCCCGCCCGCGCCCGAGCGGCCTGCCGTGCCATGACCGCGCACGAGTCCGGCCAGGACGAGGACGGTGGCCTGAAGACCAGGATCCTGGCTGACATCAGGCGCGTCTTCACCGCAGGCGGCAACCCGGACGCCCTGTCCACCGAGTACCTCCTGACCGCCCTCAACGCCGACAGCGAGGCACCCTGGGCCGAGCACGGCATCAACGGCCTGACCGCACGCGGCCTGCAGCTCCTGCTCAAGGACTACGGCATCAGCTCGGCGAACATCCGCTTCGACCGCGACACCCAGCGCAAGGGCTTCACCCGCAACAGCTTCGTCGACCCCTGGAGCCGCTACTGCCCGGAGCCCGTCGAGCAACCCGCTACCGGCACCTGA
- a CDS encoding ribosomal protein L7/L12 encodes MDDEVRYFTLVCDHVPYSVVLADPGARTMDVLKEIRRLTGLSLWHGKLLIGQLPATVLEDQPEDTARAAASALRAVGAVAHAVEQTA; translated from the coding sequence ATGGACGACGAGGTCAGGTACTTCACGCTGGTCTGCGACCACGTGCCGTACAGCGTCGTGCTGGCCGATCCCGGCGCCCGCACCATGGACGTGCTCAAGGAGATTCGCCGGCTCACCGGGCTCAGCCTGTGGCATGGCAAACTCCTCATCGGGCAGCTTCCGGCGACGGTTCTCGAAGACCAGCCCGAAGACACAGCTCGGGCAGCTGCCAGCGCTCTTCGCGCCGTTGGCGCTGTCGCTCATGCCGTTGAGCAGACCGCCTAA
- a CDS encoding phosphotransferase family protein, whose translation MPPAVPRPRLREWRTWTEGEHGYLAELYDKITAPTITTHEPILRKAPDLDDAWWDGLSTALDGIAAVPSSRAAVRQEYLDRAMPQYLGIPIDTKAPAWTTAHGDLHWANLTGPTLTVLDWEGWGIAPAGYDAALLYSYSLLVPDTAAEIRRWLGHILDTPAGRFAELVVITELLQTTTRGDNLDLEEPLRGRLSELTNTRPSGRGNRAE comes from the coding sequence ATGCCTCCTGCGGTACCAAGGCCGCGCCTGCGGGAGTGGCGCACCTGGACCGAGGGCGAGCACGGCTACCTGGCGGAGCTGTACGACAAGATCACCGCCCCCACCATCACCACCCACGAGCCGATCCTCCGGAAAGCGCCCGACCTGGACGACGCCTGGTGGGACGGACTCAGCACCGCCCTCGATGGCATCGCCGCCGTCCCCAGCAGCCGAGCTGCGGTCCGGCAGGAGTACCTGGACCGTGCCATGCCCCAGTACCTGGGCATCCCGATCGACACCAAGGCGCCCGCCTGGACGACCGCTCACGGCGACCTGCACTGGGCCAACCTCACAGGCCCAACCCTCACGGTCCTCGACTGGGAAGGCTGGGGCATCGCACCCGCGGGCTACGACGCCGCGCTGCTGTACTCCTACAGCCTCCTGGTCCCCGACACCGCTGCCGAAATCCGGCGGTGGCTCGGGCACATCCTCGACACGCCCGCAGGACGGTTCGCCGAACTTGTGGTCATCACCGAACTCCTGCAGACCACCACCCGGGGCGACAACCTCGACCTGGAGGAGCCCCTGCGGGGGCGGCTCTCCGAGCTCACCAACACCCGGCCCTCTGGTCGGGGGAACCGCGCCGAGTAG
- a CDS encoding aldo/keto reductase → MTARLGLGTYRCLDVAEAALMAASRGADWVDTAPNYENGQAETSLALALAAYPDMRVSTKVGFLPPSARRLGMRAGALSAEDAEHGHCLAPDYIAWQVARSKRMLGRVPDLVFLHNPEHGCHEGEIADRLYAAFLALEEACSQHAIGAYGVATWCGFSSGLFDVSTLLELATKAGGPDHHLRAIQLPVSLVHLAPVARALDGQGPLADALDAGLEVFASAPLHGGEIPGMVTPELSELINPGRTPAETALAVVASAPGVKRVLLSTGNPEHWMRAAEAVGRPSLSPDVLRRVVDVLGT, encoded by the coding sequence ATGACCGCACGGCTGGGCCTGGGCACCTACCGCTGTCTCGATGTGGCCGAGGCCGCGTTGATGGCCGCCTCCCGTGGCGCCGACTGGGTGGACACCGCACCCAACTACGAGAACGGCCAGGCGGAGACATCGCTGGCCCTGGCCCTGGCTGCTTACCCTGACATGCGGGTCTCCACGAAGGTGGGCTTCCTCCCGCCGAGCGCCAGGCGCCTCGGTATGCGTGCGGGCGCGCTGTCCGCCGAGGACGCCGAGCACGGGCACTGCCTCGCGCCCGACTACATCGCCTGGCAGGTCGCCCGCAGCAAACGCATGCTCGGCCGAGTCCCCGACCTGGTGTTCCTGCACAACCCCGAACACGGCTGCCATGAAGGCGAGATCGCCGACCGGCTGTACGCCGCCTTCCTCGCCCTGGAGGAGGCGTGCAGCCAACACGCGATCGGCGCCTACGGGGTCGCGACCTGGTGCGGCTTCAGCAGCGGACTCTTCGACGTGTCCACCCTGCTCGAACTCGCGACCAAGGCCGGCGGCCCGGACCACCACCTACGGGCCATCCAACTCCCGGTCTCCCTCGTTCATCTCGCGCCCGTCGCCCGGGCCCTCGACGGGCAAGGCCCGTTGGCCGATGCCCTGGATGCGGGACTGGAGGTGTTCGCCTCCGCCCCGCTCCACGGCGGCGAGATCCCCGGCATGGTGACTCCGGAACTGTCCGAGCTGATCAACCCCGGCAGGACCCCTGCCGAGACCGCCCTCGCCGTCGTTGCTTCAGCCCCAGGGGTGAAGCGCGTGCTCCTGTCGACGGGAAACCCGGAACACTGGATGCGGGCCGCCGAAGCCGTCGGCCGACCGTCGCTGTCTCCGGACGTACTCCGAAGGGTCGTTGATGTACTCGGAACCTGA
- a CDS encoding cupin domain-containing protein, whose protein sequence is MTAERFSVVERLGGDDFLAQTLGRSFKVARGEAASLAGLMSWDDLNAILTHHRFEPPRFRLAANGEQVPAHTYSRPITTRRSTVWHQLQPSELHKRLAEGATLVLDAVDELHPGIGSLASQLERWLRTGVQVNLYASWTSTEGFGVHWDDHDVVVVQLDGAKRWRIYGPTRTVPLHRDVEMPEPPPDEPIADLVLNAGDMLYLPRGWWHAVAASEGQHSLHVTCGLQSTTGADLVTWLSEVLRAHEAIRADIPRFGTAEEQRVFLETISKLVAAELESANLITRFSAARDATERARLVPSLPYITTAPPNADLRVRLVTTRPALAAGPEGTVRLTTGGEEWTFTAKARSMLALLADGESHRLADLAQAAGITLAQAAGVVTELVDGQVVAIGGER, encoded by the coding sequence ATGACCGCCGAGCGCTTCTCGGTGGTTGAGCGTCTGGGTGGGGATGACTTCCTCGCCCAGACGCTCGGCCGCAGCTTCAAGGTCGCACGCGGCGAGGCCGCGTCGCTCGCCGGACTCATGAGCTGGGATGACCTCAACGCCATCCTGACCCACCACCGGTTCGAACCCCCTCGCTTCCGCCTCGCCGCCAACGGGGAACAGGTGCCCGCGCATACCTACTCCCGGCCGATCACCACCCGGCGGAGTACCGTCTGGCACCAGCTCCAGCCCTCCGAGCTACACAAGAGGCTCGCCGAGGGTGCGACGCTGGTCTTGGACGCCGTTGACGAACTCCACCCTGGCATCGGGTCCCTGGCCAGCCAGCTGGAGCGCTGGCTGCGAACCGGCGTGCAGGTCAACCTGTACGCCTCGTGGACCAGCACCGAGGGCTTCGGCGTCCACTGGGATGACCACGACGTGGTGGTCGTCCAGCTCGACGGCGCGAAGCGCTGGCGAATCTACGGACCGACCCGCACGGTTCCCCTGCACCGCGACGTCGAGATGCCCGAGCCGCCGCCGGACGAACCCATTGCCGACCTGGTGCTCAACGCTGGTGACATGCTCTACCTGCCCCGGGGCTGGTGGCACGCCGTCGCTGCTTCCGAGGGCCAGCACTCGCTGCACGTCACGTGCGGGCTGCAGAGCACGACGGGCGCTGACCTGGTCACCTGGTTGTCGGAGGTCCTGCGCGCCCACGAGGCCATCCGGGCGGACATTCCGCGCTTCGGAACTGCCGAGGAGCAGCGCGTCTTCCTCGAAACGATCAGCAAGCTCGTCGCGGCCGAGCTGGAGAGTGCCAATCTGATCACTCGCTTCTCCGCCGCTCGCGATGCCACCGAGCGGGCCAGGTTGGTCCCGTCGCTGCCGTACATCACGACGGCTCCGCCGAACGCGGATCTGCGGGTGCGTCTCGTCACCACGCGGCCCGCGCTCGCCGCCGGGCCGGAGGGCACGGTGCGGCTGACCACGGGCGGCGAGGAGTGGACGTTCACGGCCAAGGCCCGGTCGATGCTCGCGCTCCTCGCCGACGGGGAGAGTCACCGACTGGCCGATCTCGCACAGGCCGCCGGCATCACGCTCGCGCAGGCGGCCGGTGTCGTAACGGAGCTGGTCGACGGCCAGGTCGTCGCCATCGGGGGCGAGCGATGA
- a CDS encoding ATP-binding protein produces MSVATRQATAPAPFGFRVLPSAEAVPDARRRVIRTVRGWGLPLAEDALRDVELLSSELITNAVSHTHAPCVVCVSWDGERLRVEVTDVGHELPAASGIDLDATDGRGLFLVATLATDWGAEPDPAGKRIWFEVGTTAAVSGDERLTALVRAAAPKARDVVPTSA; encoded by the coding sequence ATGTCCGTCGCCACCCGGCAGGCCACTGCCCCCGCCCCGTTCGGCTTTCGTGTGCTGCCCAGTGCCGAGGCCGTTCCGGACGCCCGGCGGCGGGTGATACGGACCGTGCGCGGTTGGGGCCTGCCGCTGGCGGAGGACGCACTCCGCGATGTCGAGTTGCTGTCCAGCGAGCTGATCACCAACGCCGTGTCCCACACCCACGCCCCGTGCGTCGTATGCGTCTCCTGGGACGGTGAACGGCTGCGCGTCGAGGTGACGGACGTCGGCCACGAACTCCCGGCTGCCAGCGGGATCGATCTCGACGCCACCGACGGGCGAGGGCTGTTCCTGGTGGCCACGCTCGCGACGGACTGGGGCGCCGAGCCGGACCCTGCCGGCAAACGGATCTGGTTCGAGGTCGGCACCACCGCCGCCGTCTCGGGCGACGAGCGACTCACCGCACTGGTGAGGGCCGCGGCCCCGAAGGCACGGGACGTCGTCCCGACCAGTGCCTGA
- a CDS encoding helix-turn-helix domain-containing protein yields MASRRSRLIQRREAVGHTQESLAEALDVDRTTVGRWESGRGAPQPWMRPKLARALQLSVDQLADLLAAPSAAAEAVPPPSSVGDALPPVPAQRPDHDNDLVVAVAADSAESALFLRFASASNVDDTLLEQIDADIARLARDYVSKPVSELFHDIGTLRRGVFDLLRGRQHPYQTSHLYLQTGRLCGLATHVALDLGQYAAATTHSRTAWRCAESAGHNGLRAWIRSVQSLIAYWQQDHRRAAELARAGLPYADSGTIAARLLSLEARATAALGDSASALRAVEAAAAARSTAAAVDLPGVFTFPEAKQWTYAGTALLALGSRSYVNRAIEASSRAIALYESAPWQEQSSGDLLAARLDLANAHLAHGDLDGVQEKLSVVLDAAPDRRTASISTRLRALSTRLAEPAYAGSPIVLSLRENVREACSRPALTNPPELPQ; encoded by the coding sequence ATGGCATCCAGGAGGTCCCGGCTGATCCAGCGCAGGGAGGCGGTTGGCCACACCCAGGAATCCCTGGCTGAAGCCCTCGATGTGGACCGCACGACCGTGGGGCGATGGGAGAGCGGCAGGGGTGCCCCACAGCCCTGGATGCGGCCGAAGCTCGCCCGCGCTCTGCAACTCTCGGTCGACCAGTTGGCCGACCTGCTGGCAGCACCCTCTGCAGCCGCCGAAGCAGTTCCACCGCCCAGCAGCGTCGGCGACGCCTTGCCTCCTGTGCCTGCCCAGCGCCCGGACCACGACAACGATCTCGTCGTGGCCGTGGCAGCCGACTCGGCAGAGTCCGCGCTCTTCCTTCGCTTCGCGAGCGCGTCCAACGTGGACGACACGCTGCTCGAGCAGATCGACGCGGACATCGCGAGGCTGGCAAGGGATTACGTGAGCAAGCCGGTGTCCGAGCTCTTTCACGACATCGGAACCCTCCGGCGAGGAGTGTTCGACTTACTCCGAGGCCGCCAGCACCCCTACCAGACAAGCCATCTCTACCTGCAGACCGGACGGCTCTGTGGCCTGGCCACCCATGTCGCCCTCGACCTCGGCCAGTACGCGGCTGCGACTACGCATTCGCGAACGGCTTGGCGCTGCGCGGAGTCAGCCGGCCACAACGGCCTTCGGGCCTGGATCCGATCCGTCCAGTCACTGATCGCCTACTGGCAGCAGGACCACCGCCGAGCCGCCGAGTTGGCCAGAGCCGGGCTGCCGTACGCGGACAGCGGGACGATCGCAGCCCGTCTGCTCAGCCTCGAAGCACGGGCCACCGCCGCGCTCGGCGACAGCGCGAGCGCGCTACGAGCTGTGGAAGCGGCTGCGGCGGCGCGGAGCACAGCAGCCGCCGTGGATCTTCCCGGCGTGTTCACGTTTCCCGAGGCCAAGCAGTGGACCTACGCCGGCACCGCCCTCCTGGCCTTGGGCAGCCGGTCGTATGTGAACCGCGCCATCGAGGCGTCCTCCAGGGCCATCGCCTTGTATGAGTCCGCACCGTGGCAGGAACAGTCCTCCGGCGACCTACTGGCCGCCCGCCTCGACCTCGCCAACGCCCACCTCGCCCACGGTGACCTCGACGGCGTGCAGGAGAAGCTCTCGGTGGTGTTGGACGCCGCACCGGACCGGCGAACAGCGAGCATCTCCACCCGCCTTCGGGCGCTGAGCACTCGTCTCGCCGAGCCCGCCTACGCAGGCTCCCCGATCGTCCTGAGTCTCCGTGAGAATGTCAGAGAAGCTTGCTCTCGACCCGCACTCACGAACCCTCCGGAGCTGCCACAGTGA
- a CDS encoding class I SAM-dependent methyltransferase, with amino-acid sequence MTSNTAQQDAAVTDKSILANSAYADGRHLAARQSIYRWQQPQYDLPGIVVEELVGTSGIVLDVGCGNGKFVGRLHKDRPDLQVVGMDISAGILADVPKPVLVADAQALPFVDNSADAVLALHMLYHVSDIEATIKELARVLRPDGVLIASTNSDTDKRELDQLWAKAAGDVLGIPKGPARVSLSSRFSLEKAPEYLGATFSEVRIQQLPGTIVVTDPTPVVAHLASYEAWAEQCGVPFEETVDRATEIVTSAINTDGSFQIACLGGVLVCRVQDCRHS; translated from the coding sequence GTGACGAGCAACACCGCACAGCAGGACGCAGCAGTCACCGACAAGTCCATCCTCGCGAACAGCGCCTACGCCGACGGACGCCACCTGGCTGCCCGCCAGTCCATCTACCGGTGGCAGCAGCCGCAGTACGACCTGCCCGGGATCGTTGTCGAAGAGCTGGTCGGCACAAGCGGGATCGTCCTCGACGTCGGCTGTGGCAACGGCAAGTTCGTCGGCCGTCTGCACAAGGACCGGCCGGACCTTCAGGTTGTCGGCATGGACATCTCGGCGGGCATCCTTGCCGATGTCCCGAAGCCGGTCCTGGTGGCCGACGCCCAGGCCCTGCCCTTCGTCGACAACAGCGCCGACGCCGTGCTGGCCCTGCACATGCTGTACCACGTCAGCGACATCGAGGCCACGATCAAAGAGCTGGCCCGCGTGCTCCGGCCTGACGGCGTGCTCATTGCCTCGACCAACAGCGACACCGACAAGCGGGAGCTGGACCAGCTCTGGGCCAAGGCTGCAGGAGACGTCCTCGGGATTCCCAAGGGGCCAGCACGGGTCTCCCTGAGCTCCCGCTTCTCCCTGGAGAAAGCACCTGAGTACCTTGGGGCGACATTTAGCGAAGTTCGAATTCAGCAGCTACCGGGCACCATCGTGGTCACCGACCCGACGCCGGTCGTCGCCCATCTGGCCTCCTACGAAGCGTGGGCGGAGCAGTGCGGCGTTCCCTTCGAGGAGACCGTGGATCGGGCAACGGAAATTGTCACCTCGGCCATCAATACCGATGGATCGTTTCAAATCGCATGCCTCGGCGGCGTCCTGGTTTGTCGAGTGCAGGATTGTAGGCACAGCTAA